AACATATTTTTTACTCATATCGTCTTTACGCAATACCTCCTGATATTCACTACAGGACGAAAGAAGAATTGTAAGACAAAGTATTAAGAAAAGTGGTAATCGCATGGGCTTAAAAAACATCGTGCAAAAATAGGGAATTAAACATGATTGAACAAACTTATTATTTGGCTAAAATATTGCGCCGAAGGCTATTATTTGCAAGCCTTTTGAAATATTTAACTTCTAATTGGAAAAGTGCTAAATTAAAACTTTTCAACAAAAGCGTCTATTTTAGATCGCAAACCATCGCTAACACCTACCAATGGAAGCCGAACTGTATCTCCACAAATATCTAACTTTTTAAAAACCGCCTTGATTCCGGCAGGATTTCCTTCGGCGAATATATAATCTATTGCAGGGGCAATTTTATAGTGAATTTCATAAGCCTCATCCACCTTTTTCTGCAAACCAAGTTGTACCATTTTTGAAAATTGTTCCGGAAAACCCTCTCCAATTACCGAAATAACCCCAGCGCCGCCGGCAAGAATCATCGGGAGCGTAATCATATCGTCACCAGAAATTACTAAGAAGTCTTTAGGACAACCGGCAATTAATTTCATTGCCTGAACTATATCGCCCGCAGCTTCTTTTATTGCAACAATTTTTTCGAAATCGTTTGCCAATCTTATCACCGTTTCCGGGAGCATATTTGAAGCCGTTCTGCCCGGAACATTATATAAAATCACTGGCAGAGGAGCCGCATTTGCAATGGCCGAAAAATGCTGATATATCCCTTCTTGCGTAGGTTTGTTGTAATAGGGCGAAACCGAAAGAATAGCCGTAAATGCCGAAAGATCGCGCGTTTTCATTTCCGAAATAACTGCTTGCGTGTTGTTACCGCCAATTCCTAAAACTAAAGGTAAACGGCCGTTATTGGCCTCAATTACGGTATTTATAACCACCTGTTTTTCGTCGTTGGAAAGTGTAGCATTTTCGGCGGTCGTTCCTAAAACCACCAAATAATCTATGCCATTGTCAATATTGTAATTTACCACATTTTTAAGCCCTTCCACATCTACTGAAAAGTCGCTTTTAAAAGGTGTGATTAACGCTACGCCTGTTCCAATTAATTCTTTCATATTTTTTATTTTGATACTATTGATACTTTTGTTTTTATGGATTCTAAAATTTGACTTTTTCCACTTCCTACTTCCAGCTTCCAACTTCCAGCAACCATTAAATCTTTTTAAAGATTTTCAAATATTTAATTACTTCACTTTTAAAATCGTCTAAATTATCGGGAGCCACCGCTAATAGCAAGTCGTAAAGCCGCTCGTCCGCACCTTTAAATCCAATGGTGAATTTTGCCTTACTCTGCACTACCATTGCACTTAAATACTCGTGTTTTCCGGGATAAAAACCTATTAAAACATCTAATGGCACTTCTAAAAATTCTTGCGCGTTTTTGCTTTTTATTTCGCCGCGCCAAGTAAATTCCTTGTTTGTAATTTGATTTTGCCGTAGCGAAGGTAATTTTTTGCGAGTTTCAACAAAACTGAAAATTTTCACGTCTTTAGGTTGCAAGCCTAACGATGTTCCAAACTCGTACAATTTTTCAAAATCATTATAAAAAGCTTCGTCTACTACAAATCCCAAACTTTTTAAAGGTTCGTTACGCTTCGAAAAATCTCGTTTAGAGAGGTTTTTTTCGATATGTTTTTTTAATGAATTCTGCTTTACTTTTCGTAACATAGAACGTTAATAATTATAGCTTTAAATTAGTTTTTTCATTCTTTAAAACGCTTTAATTTGCAATCATTTGTAAAAATTCATCTTCAGATATTATTGAAATATCCAAACTCTCAGCTTTTGTTTTTTTACTCGGCCCCATATTATCGCCCGCCACAACATAATTAGTTTTAGACGAAATGGAACTGGATACCTTTCCGCCGTTGTCCTCAATCAATTTTTTTAATTCGTTGCGTGAAACTTTTGTAAAAACTCCAGAAACTACAAAGGTGCTTCCTTTTAATACTTCGGTTTGATTAGCCAATTTTTCTGCTGAAATTTCCAGCTGCACCCCGTAACTTTTCAGTCTTTCAATGATAGCGATATTTTCTTCAGAAGCAAAAAATGAAACTACACTTTGAGCTATGCGTTCCCCAATTTCATCAATGGTGGTAAGTTCTTCTTCGGAAGCATTTCTTAAGGCGTCAATGGTTTTGTAGTGCTTTGCCAGTTTTTTGGCTACGGTTTCGCCCACGTAACGAATTCCCAGTCCGAAAAGAACTCGTTCAAAAGGAATGTGTTTCGAAGCTTCAATTCCCGTCACAATATTTTCGGCACTTTTTTGCGCCATTCGTTCCAGTGGAATTATCTGTTCGGCTTTTAAAAGATACAGATCTGCATAGTTATTAATTAGACCGTTATTCACTAAAAGCGCCACAGTTTCGCCACCCAAACCTTCAATATCCATCGCCTTCCGCGAAATAAAATGTTGAATTCGCCCAATAATCTGCGGCGGACAACCAGCTGCATTTGGGCAATAATGCTGGGCTTCACCTTCATTGCGAACCAAAGGCGTGCTGCACTCGGGACATTGGTTTATATAATTTGTAGGATTTGTATTTGGGTCGCGCTGAGTAAAATCTACCCCGATTATCTTTGGAATAATCTCGCCGCCTTTTTCAACAAAAACCGTGTCGCCTTCACGAATATCGAGCTTTTCAATTTGATCTGCGTTGTGAAGCGACGCGCGTTTTACAATTGTTCCTGCCAATTCCACAGGTTCCAAATTTGCAACGGGCGTTATTGCACCCGTCCGGCCAATCTGATAGGTAATTTGGTTTAATACGGTTGAAACCCGTTCGGCCTTAAATTTGTACGCCATAGCCCATCTTGGAGATTTGGCAGTGTACCCAAGCTCTTCCTGCTGTTGCAGATTGTTTACTTTTACCACTACCCCATCAGTCTCGTACGGCAATTGGTGACGGTGAATATCCCAATAATTTACAAAATCCAATACCTCATCCAAGTTTTTGGCCAGCTTGGCAGCTTCGGGGACTTTAAAGCCCCATTGGCGTGCTTTTTCCAAACTTTCAAATTGTGTTTTAATTGAGAGCCTTTCGCCCGTAATACTATATAAAAGACAATCTAATGGGCGTTTTGCAACTTCGGCGCTATCCTGCAATTTTAAACTGCCCGAGGCCGTATTTCGCGGGTTTCGGTAGGGTTCTTCGCCTAATGCTACTCTTTCAGCATTCATTTTTGCAAACCCTTCAAAGGGCAACACAATTTCGCCGCGAATATCAAACAATGGTGGGTAATCGCCCTTTAACTGTAGCGGTATGGAGCGTATGGTTTTTACGTTTGCAGTAACATCATCGCCCTGAAAACCATCGCCGCGCGTAACGGCTTTTAACAATTTTCCGTTTTCGTATGTTAAACTAATGGAAGCCCCATCGTACTTTAGTTCGCAGGTAAATTCTACCCTGCCATCAACAGTTTTTTCAATGCGTTTTTCCCAGTCTTCCAAATCTTCTTTTGAATACGAATTATCTAAAGAATACATTCTGTAGGTGTGGGGCACAGTTTCAAAGTTTTTTGTTACCGCTCCCCCAACCCGAAGTGTTGGCGAATTGGCATCATAAAATTCGGGATGCGCCTTTTCTAAATCTTGAAGTTGTTTTAGTTTTTGATCAAATTCGAAGTTCGAAATGGTGGGATTATCTAAAACGTAATAATTATAATTATGTTCGCGAAGTTGGTTGCGAAGCGTGGTTATTTGCTGTTCGATGTTCATGCAACAAATATAAAATTTAAACAGTAGAGGTTATAAACACCTGTGAAGTTTTTT
This region of Aequorivita marisscotiae genomic DNA includes:
- the dapA gene encoding 4-hydroxy-tetrahydrodipicolinate synthase translates to MKELIGTGVALITPFKSDFSVDVEGLKNVVNYNIDNGIDYLVVLGTTAENATLSNDEKQVVINTVIEANNGRLPLVLGIGGNNTQAVISEMKTRDLSAFTAILSVSPYYNKPTQEGIYQHFSAIANAAPLPVILYNVPGRTASNMLPETVIRLANDFEKIVAIKEAAGDIVQAMKLIAGCPKDFLVISGDDMITLPMILAGGAGVISVIGEGFPEQFSKMVQLGLQKKVDEAYEIHYKIAPAIDYIFAEGNPAGIKAVFKKLDICGDTVRLPLVGVSDGLRSKIDAFVEKF
- a CDS encoding DUF6913 domain-containing protein; the encoded protein is MLRKVKQNSLKKHIEKNLSKRDFSKRNEPLKSLGFVVDEAFYNDFEKLYEFGTSLGLQPKDVKIFSFVETRKKLPSLRQNQITNKEFTWRGEIKSKNAQEFLEVPLDVLIGFYPGKHEYLSAMVVQSKAKFTIGFKGADERLYDLLLAVAPDNLDDFKSEVIKYLKIFKKI
- the ligA gene encoding NAD-dependent DNA ligase LigA, with product MNIEQQITTLRNQLREHNYNYYVLDNPTISNFEFDQKLKQLQDLEKAHPEFYDANSPTLRVGGAVTKNFETVPHTYRMYSLDNSYSKEDLEDWEKRIEKTVDGRVEFTCELKYDGASISLTYENGKLLKAVTRGDGFQGDDVTANVKTIRSIPLQLKGDYPPLFDIRGEIVLPFEGFAKMNAERVALGEEPYRNPRNTASGSLKLQDSAEVAKRPLDCLLYSITGERLSIKTQFESLEKARQWGFKVPEAAKLAKNLDEVLDFVNYWDIHRHQLPYETDGVVVKVNNLQQQEELGYTAKSPRWAMAYKFKAERVSTVLNQITYQIGRTGAITPVANLEPVELAGTIVKRASLHNADQIEKLDIREGDTVFVEKGGEIIPKIIGVDFTQRDPNTNPTNYINQCPECSTPLVRNEGEAQHYCPNAAGCPPQIIGRIQHFISRKAMDIEGLGGETVALLVNNGLINNYADLYLLKAEQIIPLERMAQKSAENIVTGIEASKHIPFERVLFGLGIRYVGETVAKKLAKHYKTIDALRNASEEELTTIDEIGERIAQSVVSFFASEENIAIIERLKSYGVQLEISAEKLANQTEVLKGSTFVVSGVFTKVSRNELKKLIEDNGGKVSSSISSKTNYVVAGDNMGPSKKTKAESLDISIISEDEFLQMIAN